Proteins encoded in a region of the Drosophila sechellia strain sech25 chromosome 2L, ASM438219v1, whole genome shotgun sequence genome:
- the LOC6611547 gene encoding uncharacterized protein LOC6611547 isoform X1 — MAEQKQLEAIANETSSVTGLRRQPTKYPHGLNITVQTIDDDNEGSPKDHSDYTRASGESCWSETQKYHIGMLGSPETLAELQVRRYKYPLTANYYLNSKLERPEKPTPWMLLGYARSVCRWKYLRWPIIFVASVLLFFGLITYCLWLHDVSVARAKLLQRRYEATLTSTSLSSNEVWDEETTSSTERSPQETTRLEDMDDSDESTELPEIAFGDDGDPETGGEDGDGDYDDTLLPADSIRFTSGHQNSFGVPIEQDKRMLQLLKELLHKPQATPAGNEPTLTRVSPTLPPPLSVSGRPTEAMALTTPSTTNSGCQSTMLPMCQGVLDYDLTFNREVAAPRDAVSMAAYESLIRANCSVRAAEFICGALEPECRPLHIGQLPPCRRICKAILEACSIAIYNSDVLGELFDCNLYPDAHESHKCEDPTRRRDYCYGNEFQCHDGSCIPQNWQCDKIKDCQGGEDEDEQCLVCEPDEFRCRSNEKCLVEKYRCDQNIDCMDGSDEQDCDEYGSGDLAPFNESELNAFPRVFSYASFLSPNETNDKVYTYITASTDEDAGRETKFQIHQVAAPAPPVNSSAEEGAGGPKGFVNFRDSKEIMMTSDSETKFKYSQRANRTSVKFSVSAPTTPAARTASAIPSSALVQQRERTTSTTTSSITSTPSITSTTLIPINAATSEPNPYEVVTSPGGCPPQELRCVSGKCITVSQLCDKQIDCPDAADELMCVYRERPSRRRTTSTTAPPTTSSAPPETSTATTTGPMSSTRRSLRTTPNRSRKPKS; from the exons ATGGCCGAACAGAAGCAGCTGGAAGCAATTGCGAATGAGACCTCATCAGTCACCGGATTGAGACGTCAGCCCACCAAATATCCCCACGGCCTCAACATCACGGTGCAGACCATCGACGATGATAATGAGGGATCTCCGAAAGATCACAGTGACTACACCCGTGCCTCCGGCGAATCGTGCTGGAGTGAGACCCAGAAATACCACATTGGAATGCTGGGGAGTCCCGAAACCCTGGCCGAACTTCAAGTTCGACGGTACAAGTACCCATTGACGGCTAATTACTATTTGAACAGCAAGTTGGAAAGGCCGGAAAAGCCAACACCCTGGATGCTGTTGGGTTATGCTCGAAGTGTGTGCAGGTGGAAGTACCTGAGGTGGCCCATTATATTTGTGGCCAGCGTTTTGCTGTTCTTCGGGCTGATCACCTACTGTCTATGGCTTCACGATGTCAGCGTGGCTAGAGCCAAATTGCTCCAGCGTCGCTATGAAGCCACTCTAACATCCACGAGCTTGAGCAGCAACGAGGTCTGGGATGAGGAAACCACCAGCTCCACCGAAAGGTCGCCCCAGGAAACCACACGACTCGAAGACATGGATGACAGCGATGAGAGCACGGAGCTGCCTGAAATAGCGTTCGGTGACGATGGAGACCCAGAGACTGGAGGTGaagatggcgatggcgacTACGATGACACCTTGTTGCCAGCGGACAGTATTAGATTCACCTCCGGGCATCAAAACAGCTTTGGGGTTCCCATCGAGCAAGACAAGAGAATGCTGCAGTTGCTCAAAGAA TTACTGCATAAACCCCAGGCGACTCCCGCTGGTAACGAGCCTACTCTGACCCGGGTGTCCCCCACCCTGCCTCCACCCCTGTCGGTCAGTGGGCGGCCCACAGAGGCGATGGCCTTGACCACCCCCTCAACGACGAACAGTGGCTGCCAGTCGACCATGCTGCCCATGTGCCAGGGAGTGCTCGACTACGATCTCACCTTCAATCGGGAGGTTGCGGCACCACGGGATGCCGTATCCATGGCAGCCTACGAGAGCCTCATCCGGGCCAATTGCTCCGTCAGGGCGGCTGAGTTCATTTGTGGCGCCCTGGAACCAGAGTGTCGACCCCTGCATATCGGACAGCTGCCTCCTTGTCGGCGCATCTGCAAGG CCATTTTGGAAGCCTGTTCCATAGCGATTTACAATTCGGATGTCCTTGGCGAGCTCTTCGACTGCAACCTATATCCCGATGCCCACGAGAGCCACAAGTGCGAGGATCCCACAAGGCGACGTGACTATTGCTACGGAAATGAGTTCCAATGCCATGATGGGAGTTGCATTCCCCAGAACTGGCAGTGTGACAAGATCAAGGATTGCCAAGGTggcgaggatgaggatgagcaGTGCTTGGTTTGCGAACCGGACGAATTCCGTTGCCGTTCAAATGAAAAGTGTCTCGTAGAAAAGTATCGATGCGATCAAAATATTGACTGCATGGATGGAAGTGATGAACAAGACTGCGATGAGTACGGCTCGGGCGATTTGGCTCCATTCAATGAGTCTGAACTGAATGCCTTTCCAAGGGTATTCTCCTATGCTAGTTTCTTATCACCCAACGAGACGAATGACAAAGTATATACGTACATTACGGCCAGCACCGATGAGGACGCGGGCAGGGAAACGAAGTTCCAGATTCACCAGGTGGCCGCGCCTGCACCTCCAGTGAATTCCAGTGCAGAGGAAGGCGCTGGAGGTCCTAAAGGATTTG TAAACTTTCGTGACAGCAAGGAGATAATGATGACCAGTGATTCGGAGACCAAGTTCAAGTATTCCCAGAGAGCCAATCGAACTTCGGTGAAATTTAGCGTATCAGCACCCACAACTCCAGCGGCCAGAACAGCAAGTGCGATTCCCAGTTCAGCTTTGGTTCAGCAGCGCGAAAGAACCACAAGTACCACCACCAGTAGCATCACCAGTACTCCCAGCATAACCAGCACCACTTTAATCCCAATTAATGCAGCCACATCAGAGCCCAATCCTTACGAAGTGGTAACTTCACCAGGAGGATGTCCTCCGCAGGAGCTTCGTTGTGTGAGTGGCAAGTGCATCACTGTCAGTCAATTGTGCGATAAG CAAATTGATTGTCCCGATGCTGCCGACGAACTAATGTGCGTTTATCGGGAACGCCCAAGTAGGAGGCGCACCACCTCGACCACTGCACCACCCACAACATCATCGGCACCACCAGAGACAAGCACTGCAACAACCACAGGTCCGATGAGCAGTACAAGGCGTTCGTTGAGGACCACGCCCAATCGAAGTCGAAAGCCCAAGTCTTAG
- the LOC6611547 gene encoding uncharacterized protein LOC6611547 isoform X2 → MAEQKQLEAIANETSSVTGLRRQPTKYPHGLNITVQTIDDDNEGSPKDHSDYTRASGESCWSETQKYHIGMLGSPETLAELQVRRYKYPLTANYYLNSKLERPEKPTPWMLLGYARSVCRWKYLRWPIIFVASVLLFFGLITYCLWLHDVSVARAKLLQRRYEATLTSTSLSSNEVWDEETTSSTERSPQETTRLEDMDDSDESTELPEIAFGDDGDPETGGEDGDGDYDDTLLPADSIRFTSGHQNSFGVPIEQDKRMLQLLKELLHKPQATPAGNEPTLTRVSPTLPPPLSVSGRPTEAMALTTPSTTNSGCQSTMLPMCQGVLDYDLTFNREVAAPRDAVSMAAYESLIRANCSVRAAEFICGALEPECRPLHIGQLPPCRRICKAILEACSIAIYNSDVLGELFDCNLYPDAHESHKCEDPTRRRDYCYGNEFQCHDGSCIPQNWQCDKIKDCQGGEDEDEQCLVCEPDEFRCRSNEKCLVEKYRCDQNIDCMDGSDEQDCDEYGSGDLAPFNESELNAFPRVFSYASFLSPNETNDKVYTYITASTDEDAGRETKFQIHQVAAPAPPVNSSAEEGAGGPKGFGK, encoded by the exons ATGGCCGAACAGAAGCAGCTGGAAGCAATTGCGAATGAGACCTCATCAGTCACCGGATTGAGACGTCAGCCCACCAAATATCCCCACGGCCTCAACATCACGGTGCAGACCATCGACGATGATAATGAGGGATCTCCGAAAGATCACAGTGACTACACCCGTGCCTCCGGCGAATCGTGCTGGAGTGAGACCCAGAAATACCACATTGGAATGCTGGGGAGTCCCGAAACCCTGGCCGAACTTCAAGTTCGACGGTACAAGTACCCATTGACGGCTAATTACTATTTGAACAGCAAGTTGGAAAGGCCGGAAAAGCCAACACCCTGGATGCTGTTGGGTTATGCTCGAAGTGTGTGCAGGTGGAAGTACCTGAGGTGGCCCATTATATTTGTGGCCAGCGTTTTGCTGTTCTTCGGGCTGATCACCTACTGTCTATGGCTTCACGATGTCAGCGTGGCTAGAGCCAAATTGCTCCAGCGTCGCTATGAAGCCACTCTAACATCCACGAGCTTGAGCAGCAACGAGGTCTGGGATGAGGAAACCACCAGCTCCACCGAAAGGTCGCCCCAGGAAACCACACGACTCGAAGACATGGATGACAGCGATGAGAGCACGGAGCTGCCTGAAATAGCGTTCGGTGACGATGGAGACCCAGAGACTGGAGGTGaagatggcgatggcgacTACGATGACACCTTGTTGCCAGCGGACAGTATTAGATTCACCTCCGGGCATCAAAACAGCTTTGGGGTTCCCATCGAGCAAGACAAGAGAATGCTGCAGTTGCTCAAAGAA TTACTGCATAAACCCCAGGCGACTCCCGCTGGTAACGAGCCTACTCTGACCCGGGTGTCCCCCACCCTGCCTCCACCCCTGTCGGTCAGTGGGCGGCCCACAGAGGCGATGGCCTTGACCACCCCCTCAACGACGAACAGTGGCTGCCAGTCGACCATGCTGCCCATGTGCCAGGGAGTGCTCGACTACGATCTCACCTTCAATCGGGAGGTTGCGGCACCACGGGATGCCGTATCCATGGCAGCCTACGAGAGCCTCATCCGGGCCAATTGCTCCGTCAGGGCGGCTGAGTTCATTTGTGGCGCCCTGGAACCAGAGTGTCGACCCCTGCATATCGGACAGCTGCCTCCTTGTCGGCGCATCTGCAAGG CCATTTTGGAAGCCTGTTCCATAGCGATTTACAATTCGGATGTCCTTGGCGAGCTCTTCGACTGCAACCTATATCCCGATGCCCACGAGAGCCACAAGTGCGAGGATCCCACAAGGCGACGTGACTATTGCTACGGAAATGAGTTCCAATGCCATGATGGGAGTTGCATTCCCCAGAACTGGCAGTGTGACAAGATCAAGGATTGCCAAGGTggcgaggatgaggatgagcaGTGCTTGGTTTGCGAACCGGACGAATTCCGTTGCCGTTCAAATGAAAAGTGTCTCGTAGAAAAGTATCGATGCGATCAAAATATTGACTGCATGGATGGAAGTGATGAACAAGACTGCGATGAGTACGGCTCGGGCGATTTGGCTCCATTCAATGAGTCTGAACTGAATGCCTTTCCAAGGGTATTCTCCTATGCTAGTTTCTTATCACCCAACGAGACGAATGACAAAGTATATACGTACATTACGGCCAGCACCGATGAGGACGCGGGCAGGGAAACGAAGTTCCAGATTCACCAGGTGGCCGCGCCTGCACCTCCAGTGAATTCCAGTGCAGAGGAAGGCGCTGGAGGTCCTAAAGGATTTGGTAAG TAA